A window of Pusillimonas sp. T7-7 contains these coding sequences:
- a CDS encoding tripartite tricarboxylate transporter TctB family protein has protein sequence MQLRNKEDFWSGVMFLAIGVGFALGATSYSMGTSARMGPGYFPFWLGVLLALLGAIVALGAMSSKATETEVGKFDWKIASIVVGSVALSGVLLSYLGIYITVFLLVVGSSLASHEFSWKVSIITGLFLVLFVWLAFIKGLGLIFPLWPSFLGN, from the coding sequence ATGCAGCTTAGAAATAAAGAGGACTTCTGGTCCGGAGTTATGTTTCTTGCCATAGGCGTCGGATTCGCGCTGGGAGCCACCAGCTATTCGATGGGCACCTCGGCCCGAATGGGACCGGGCTATTTTCCATTCTGGCTGGGCGTATTGCTCGCCCTGCTCGGCGCCATCGTTGCTTTGGGAGCTATGTCGTCCAAGGCAACTGAAACCGAAGTCGGAAAATTCGACTGGAAAATCGCCTCTATTGTTGTAGGTTCGGTAGCACTCAGCGGCGTCCTGCTTAGTTACCTGGGCATCTACATCACTGTCTTCCTGCTGGTTGTAGGCAGCAGCTTGGCCAGCCACGAATTCAGCTGGAAGGTTTCCATCATTACCGGCTTGTTTTTGGTTTTATTTGTATGGCTTGCGTTTATCAAGGGTTTAGGTTTGATCTTCCCCTTGTGGCCCAGCTTTCTAGGCAATTAA
- the lgt gene encoding prolipoprotein diacylglyceryl transferase produces MLQYPQIDPVALQIGPISVHWYGLMYLVGFAQVWLLGRWRIRQGKTDLSLRDLEDLIFYCVLGVIVGGRLGYVLFYKPGEYLANPLEIFFLWQGGMSFHGGLIGVLVVLFLFARKHSKTLLEIGDFIAPLIPLGLAAGRLGNFINGELWGRPTDVPWGMVFPQSGDHLVRHPSQLYELGLEGLALFALVWWFARKPRATGQVSALFLMGYGVFRFLVEFTREPDEYLGLLTAGMSMGQLLSLPMILAGLLIFVLNARKSSH; encoded by the coding sequence ATGCTTCAGTATCCGCAAATTGACCCCGTCGCGCTACAAATAGGCCCTATTTCCGTACACTGGTACGGTCTCATGTACCTGGTCGGCTTTGCGCAAGTATGGCTGCTTGGTCGCTGGCGTATCAGGCAAGGCAAAACCGATTTATCCTTACGCGACCTGGAAGACTTGATTTTCTATTGTGTGCTGGGCGTTATCGTGGGCGGACGACTGGGTTACGTCCTGTTCTACAAACCGGGTGAATATCTGGCCAACCCGCTTGAAATTTTTTTCCTGTGGCAAGGCGGCATGTCGTTTCATGGCGGCCTGATTGGCGTCCTGGTCGTACTGTTCCTGTTCGCGCGCAAGCACAGCAAAACCCTGCTTGAAATCGGCGATTTCATTGCTCCGCTCATCCCGCTTGGGCTGGCGGCAGGCAGGCTGGGCAATTTCATTAATGGCGAGCTATGGGGACGCCCGACCGATGTTCCCTGGGGCATGGTATTTCCTCAAAGCGGAGACCATCTTGTCAGGCACCCATCGCAACTGTACGAGCTGGGGCTGGAGGGTCTGGCCTTGTTCGCCCTGGTTTGGTGGTTTGCGCGCAAACCCCGTGCCACGGGCCAAGTCAGCGCCCTGTTTCTAATGGGCTACGGCGTCTTCCGTTTTCTGGTGGAATTTACACGTGAGCCCGACGAATACCTTGGGCTACTGACAGCTGGCATGTCGATGGGACAGCTACTATCGCTGCCCATGATACTTGCCGGCCTACTTATTTTTGTGCTGAATGCAAGAAAATCGAGCCATTGA
- a CDS encoding tripartite tricarboxylate transporter permease → MELIEHLMLGFSVALSMENLAYCLLGCVLGTLIGVLPGVGPVPTIAMLLPITYVLPPVAGLIMLAGIYYGAAYGGSTTAILVALPGETSAVVTVLDGHQMARNGRAGAALAIAALGSFFAGCVATLVIAGFAPPLAEVAFKFGPAEYFSLMVLGLIGAVVLASGSLPKAICMILLGLLLGMVGTDVNSGVARYDFGIPELQDGIDFAAVAMGVFGFAEIMSNLELKDQRVDLTSKVGSLYPNKQEFKEAWPACVRGTALGCCLGILPGGGAVLSSFASYTLEKKISKNPERFGKGHPAGLAGPESANNAGSQASFIPLLTLGIPGNAVTALMIGAMTIHNIQPGPQVMTSHPDLFWGLIVSMWIGNLMLVVLNLPLVGLWVKLLNVPYRILFPAILVFCTIGVYTLNYNVFDIWMTAAFGFLGYVWTKLKCEGAPLLLGLVLGPMMEENFRRALLLARGDYTTFVTRPLSMSLLIAAAILVVLVALPSIKKKREEAFVDEG, encoded by the coding sequence ATGGAATTAATTGAACACTTGATGCTGGGCTTCTCGGTGGCGCTCAGCATGGAAAACCTGGCGTACTGTTTGCTGGGCTGCGTATTGGGAACACTTATTGGTGTTCTACCCGGGGTCGGCCCCGTGCCCACCATCGCCATGTTGTTGCCCATCACCTATGTGCTGCCTCCTGTTGCCGGCCTGATCATGCTGGCAGGCATCTACTACGGCGCTGCATACGGCGGCTCCACAACCGCCATTCTGGTTGCGCTGCCCGGCGAAACATCAGCGGTGGTCACCGTGCTGGACGGCCACCAGATGGCGCGCAACGGACGCGCGGGCGCCGCACTGGCCATTGCCGCCCTGGGTTCGTTCTTTGCAGGCTGCGTCGCCACCTTGGTCATCGCAGGCTTTGCTCCACCATTGGCCGAGGTCGCATTCAAATTCGGCCCGGCCGAGTATTTCTCGCTCATGGTGCTTGGCCTGATCGGTGCGGTGGTCCTGGCCTCAGGCTCGCTTCCCAAGGCCATCTGCATGATTCTGCTTGGCCTGTTGCTGGGTATGGTCGGCACTGACGTCAACTCGGGCGTTGCCCGCTACGACTTCGGCATCCCTGAACTGCAAGACGGCATCGACTTCGCCGCTGTGGCCATGGGTGTTTTCGGTTTTGCTGAAATCATGAGCAACCTGGAACTGAAAGACCAGCGCGTCGACCTGACCAGCAAAGTGGGCTCGCTGTATCCCAACAAGCAAGAGTTCAAAGAAGCCTGGCCTGCATGCGTACGCGGTACCGCACTGGGCTGCTGCCTTGGGATTCTGCCTGGCGGCGGCGCCGTACTGTCATCGTTTGCCTCCTACACGCTGGAAAAGAAAATCTCGAAGAACCCCGAACGTTTCGGCAAAGGCCACCCCGCCGGTCTGGCCGGGCCCGAATCGGCCAACAACGCCGGCTCTCAGGCATCGTTCATACCGTTGCTGACGCTGGGTATTCCGGGTAATGCAGTCACCGCGCTGATGATCGGCGCCATGACCATCCACAACATCCAGCCTGGCCCACAAGTCATGACCAGCCACCCCGATTTGTTCTGGGGCCTGATCGTGTCCATGTGGATCGGCAACCTGATGCTGGTAGTTCTGAACCTGCCACTGGTCGGTTTGTGGGTAAAACTGCTGAATGTGCCTTACCGGATACTTTTCCCTGCCATTTTGGTTTTCTGCACCATCGGCGTCTACACGCTTAACTACAACGTGTTCGACATCTGGATGACAGCCGCATTCGGCTTCCTGGGCTATGTATGGACCAAGCTCAAATGCGAAGGAGCACCCTTGCTGCTGGGCCTGGTGCTGGGCCCAATGATGGAAGAAAACTTCCGGCGCGCGCTGCTGCTGGCTCGCGGCGATTACACCACTTTCGTCACACGGCCACTATCGATGTCGCTGCTGATCGCCGCAGCCATCCTGGTCGTCCTGGTGGCCTTGCCGTCAATCAAGAAGAAACGTGAAGAAGCATTTGTAGACGAAGGCTAA
- a CDS encoding cell division protein ZapA — MERVDVSILGRDYSLACAPAEKDALLAAVRHVDQRMLGVKGSGKVSSNERIAVMAAIQIASELLAMRAPDGPLGNIALGDFKRKIDDMNDLLDQVGMPAVQQK, encoded by the coding sequence ATGGAACGCGTCGACGTATCCATTCTTGGGCGTGATTATTCACTGGCATGCGCGCCAGCTGAAAAAGACGCTTTGCTTGCCGCGGTTCGCCATGTCGATCAGCGTATGCTGGGTGTCAAGGGCTCGGGTAAGGTATCCAGTAACGAACGCATAGCCGTTATGGCGGCTATACAAATCGCCAGCGAACTCCTGGCCATGCGCGCGCCAGATGGTCCGCTCGGAAATATTGCCTTAGGTGATTTCAAGCGTAAAATTGATGACATGAACGACTTGCTCGACCAGGTAGGCATGCCGGCCGTTCAACAAAAGTAA
- a CDS encoding SIMPL domain-containing protein (The SIMPL domain is named for its presence in mouse protein SIMPL (signalling molecule that associates with mouse pelle-like kinase). Bacterial member BP26, from Brucella, was shown to assemble into a channel-like structure, while YggE from E. coli has been associated with resistance to oxidative stress.): MLVLALSLGAGFATLPATAQQHQQSEHHHAKQKWPQATLQAEANAEIAQDTVKITLAAELSDTTQTAVADALTKTLQDTMAQAKAAAKGKAGIKISSGNYRIWPMNDKDGKITNWRGRAEILLESTDFAAASELAASVSDRMPVANLSFSVSPQERAKKEEALLVEAAQAFRDRAQALTDAFGYAGYSVKEINLGGSGARYEAAPRMMAMAADKASVPLEGGTEMVSVSINGSIFLHSAQK, from the coding sequence ATGTTAGTCCTGGCACTGAGCCTGGGCGCCGGCTTTGCCACCTTGCCTGCCACGGCGCAGCAACATCAACAAAGCGAGCACCATCACGCAAAACAGAAATGGCCACAGGCCACGCTGCAAGCTGAAGCCAATGCTGAAATTGCGCAGGACACGGTCAAAATAACTCTGGCCGCCGAGTTGAGCGACACAACGCAAACAGCGGTCGCCGACGCCCTGACCAAAACGCTGCAAGACACCATGGCACAGGCCAAAGCGGCTGCAAAAGGCAAGGCCGGTATCAAGATCAGCAGTGGCAATTACCGGATCTGGCCCATGAACGACAAAGACGGCAAGATTACCAATTGGCGCGGGCGTGCTGAAATCTTGCTGGAGTCCACCGACTTTGCGGCAGCGTCCGAACTGGCTGCGTCGGTCAGCGACCGTATGCCGGTAGCGAATCTGAGTTTTTCGGTTTCACCTCAAGAGCGGGCCAAGAAGGAAGAGGCTTTGCTGGTCGAGGCCGCGCAGGCCTTTCGTGACCGCGCACAGGCGCTTACCGATGCCTTTGGATACGCCGGTTATAGTGTCAAAGAGATCAATCTGGGCGGTTCAGGCGCCCGCTACGAGGCAGCTCCGCGCATGATGGCCATGGCTGCCGACAAGGCAAGCGTGCCGCTTGAGGGCGGCACGGAAATGGTCAGCGTATCGATCAATGGCTCGATTTTCTTGCATTCAGCACAAAAATAA